CGGGTAGCCGCCCTTTGGGAGCCGGCGGCGCAACCGCCCGCGCGAGTGACCGGTGATCGCCAGAAAAGACTACCAGCGTGCGATTGAGGAACTCCGGAAGGCCGATCACGTTGTGCTGACCACGCATGTCAAGCCGGACGGTGACGCAATGGGCTCGATCGCGGCGCTGCGGCGCTGGCTGCTGGCCGAGGGCAAGCAGGTCGAGATCATCGTCCCGACGCCGCCGCCGGCGCGATATGCCTTTCTCGACCCGGACGGGACGGTGCAGGTGGCGGGGCGGGACGCGGATTCTGCGGCCGCGGATCCGCCCGACCTAGTTTGCCTCGTCGATACGGGCGCCTGGCAGCAACTGGCAGGCGTGGAATCGCTCGTGAAGGGGGCGCGCCGGGTCCTCGTCATCGATCACCACCGGACGCAGGACGTGCCGGCTCAGGTCGCCCTCGTCGATGCCGAGGCGCCCGCCACCGCCGTCCTGGTGCACGACTTCCTTGTCGAGGCCGGGGCCGCCATCGACGCGGAAACCGCGACGTACCTTTTTGCCGGCCTCGCGATGGACACGGACTGGTTTCGGTTGCCGACTTCGGGGGCCGAGACGCTGCGATTGGCGGCGCGGCTCGTGGAAGCCGGCGCCAAGCCGCACCTCCTCTACGAGCAACTGTACTGGAACAACGATCTGGCGAAGATGCGGCTCCTGGGGCTTGCCGTCGGCGGGCTGCGTCCCGCCCTCGGGGGACAGGTGATGGT
This portion of the Planctomycetota bacterium genome encodes:
- a CDS encoding bifunctional oligoribonuclease/PAP phosphatase NrnA → MIARKDYQRAIEELRKADHVVLTTHVKPDGDAMGSIAALRRWLLAEGKQVEIIVPTPPPARYAFLDPDGTVQVAGRDADSAAADPPDLVCLVDTGAWQQLAGVESLVKGARRVLVIDHHRTQDVPAQVALVDAEAPATAVLVHDFLVEAGAAIDAETATYLFAGLAMDTDWFRLPTSGAETLRLAARLVEAGAKPHLLYEQLYWNNDLAKMRLLGLAVGGLRPALGGQVMVMRLTQAMFHQTATDADDTENLINECMKVRGVQVGILLTDSGNGHVRVSLRSRPGTDVLGVATRFGGGGHRYAAGARVPGSLDTVEAQILAAVGQALDRSEKPEKA